The following proteins come from a genomic window of Bactrocera tryoni isolate S06 chromosome 1, CSIRO_BtryS06_freeze2, whole genome shotgun sequence:
- the LOC120774191 gene encoding delta-1-pyrroline-5-carboxylate dehydrogenase, mitochondrial-like yields MWPRLWVSARRSAVQLNVENALKVSLRASSSQAKQAEISDAKLTNSVLQTEKFQDIRIYNEPIPQYLPGSNEIKDLQKALKHYENNCEDIPIVINGKEIREGQETFQVMPHNKNHKLAKYYYADNATIEEAIRVSVQKQKEWDKTPLKKRIEIWERAADLMAKKYRAELLATTMLGQSKTVIQAEIDSGAELIDFTRMNAGYLKNLAMEQPLSPQPGITKNHLRIRGLEGFVAAITPFNFTAIGGNLAFTPALMGCSVLWKPSDTAMLSNWTVFKIMREAGLPDGVVNFVPAIGKNFGDAITNSPDLAGINFTGSTATFKTLWKLVGNKIDQYKNYPRLIGECGGKNFHFIHPSANVETAVAQTIRSAFEYGGQKCSACSRLYVPESLWESQFKGPLIKKTKNLKVGDVREVDSFYSAVIDENSFQRILGFINEAKEDPDCTILTGGNLSNLKGFFVEPTIVQVKNPNKRVITDEIFGPVLSVYVYKDNDLDKALDLVRNTTQYALTGSVFATDEPFLKQALNEFKDAAGNFYINDKSTGAVVGQQPFGGARQSGTNDKAGCPFYLMRFASLQAVKETFVPIPDIYYPYMNKTTN; encoded by the exons ATGTGGCCCAGACTGTGGGTTTCAGCCAGGCGTTCTGCTGTTCaattaaatgttgaaaatgCATTAAAAGTCTCTTTGCGTGCCTCATCTAGCCAGGCCAAGCAGGCGGAAATTTCCGATGCCAAATTAACCAATTCTGTTTTACAAACAGAGAAATTTCAAGATATTCGTATATATAATGAACCAATTCCGCAATATCTGCCCGGGTCTAATGAAATCAAAGATTTGCAGAAAGCCCTTAAACATTATGAAAATAATTGTGAAGATATACCGATTGTTATAAACGGTAAAGAGATAAGAGAGGGACAAGAGACGTTCCAAGTTATGCCACATAACAAGAATCACAAgcttgcaaaatattattatgctGACAATGCTACTATAGAAGAAGCTATACGTGTCTCAGTGCAGAAACAAAAGGAGTGGGATAAAACCCCTCTTAAAAAACGTATTGAAATTTGGGAACGGGCTGCTGATCTTATGGCCAAAAAATATCGTGCTGAATTGTTAGCCACTACAATGTTGGGGCAATCAAAAACAGTAATACAGGCTGAAATTGATTCTGGTGCTGAATTGATCGATTTTACCAGAATGAATGCCGGTTACTTGAAAAATTTGGCCATGGAACAACCTCTAAGTCCTCAGCCAGGCATAACCAAAAACCATTTACGCATTCGGGGCTTAGAGGGATTTGTTGCAGCAATAACACCATTTAATTTTACCGCAATCGGTGGTAATTTAGCGTTTACACCTGCTTTGATGGGCTGTAGTGTGTTATGGAAGCCTTCAGACACGGCGATGCTCTCCAACTGGACGGTATTCAAAATAATGAGGGAAGCCGGTTTACCTGATGGAGTAGTAAACTTTGTTCCTGCTATTG GCAAAAATTTCGGTGATGCGATTACTAATTCCCCCGATTTGGCTGGTATCAATTTTACTGGTTCCACAGCGACCTTCAAAACCCTTTGGAAACTGGTGGGTAATAAAATTGATCAGTATAAAAACTATCCACGTTTAATAGGTGAATGTGGAGGTAAGAATTTCCACTTCATTCATCCATCAGCGAATGTGGAGACCGCAGTTGCGCAAACTATTCGCTCTGCTTTCGAATATGGCGGACAGAAGTGCTCCGCATGTTCTCGATTATATGTACCAGAATCGCTTTGGGAGTCCCAATTTAAAGGACCACTCATTAAGAAGACTAAGAATTTGAAAGTAGGCGATGTTCGTGAAGTGGACAGTTTCTACTCGGCGGTTATTGATGAAAACTCATTTCAACGTATTCTTGGTTTTATTAATGAAGCCAAAGAGGATCCCGACTGCACTATATTGACAGGTGGAAATTTGTCCAATTTGAAAGGCTTCTTCGTGGAACCAACTATTGTACAGGTGAAAAATCCTAATAAGCGTGTAATAACAGATGAAATATTTGGACCAGTATTATCGGTGTATGTTTATAAAGACAACGATTTAGATAAGGCCTTagatttggttagaaatacaactCAGTATGCGTTAACTGGCAGCGTTTTTGCTACAGATGAGCCGTTTTTAAAACAAGCTTTAAATGAGTTTAAAGATGCTGctggcaatttttacattaatgaTAAATCCACAGGAGCTGTCGTTGGGCAACAGCCTTTCGGTGGGGCGCGCCAGTCCGGCACTAACGATAAAGCAGGTTGCCCATTTTATCTGATGCGTTTCGCTTCATTGCAAGCTGTAAAAGAGACCTTCGTACCAATACCAGATATATACTATCCTTATATGAACAAAACGACTAATTAA
- the LOC120769697 gene encoding acyl-CoA Delta(11) desaturase-like — translation MPPNAAAINHNSLDALTGQKNDVTKNNLGASKETGVLFEYDADTADGALNIDVLQRKRAEKRKLKLVWRNIIIFGYLHIAALYGAWLFFTSAKWPTVFFSIYLYSIGVLGITAGAHRLWAHRSYKAKWPLRAILIAFNTCAFQDAAFHWARDHRVHHKFSETDADPHNATRGFFFSHIGWLLCKKHPDVIAKGKSLDLTDLHADRILMWQLKHYNILMPLACFILPTVIPMYFWNETFINSWFVATMFRWCFLLNVTWCVNSAAHKFGGRPYDKNINPSQCPSVSAFAFGEGWHNYHHVFPWDYKTAEWGNYSLNLTTAFIDFFAKIGWAYDLKTVSADIIEKRVKRTGDGSHELWGYGDSDITKEDQQGIITINKKQE, via the exons ATGCCACCAAATGCAGCAGCAATAAATCACAATTCTCTGGATGCCCTAACGGGACAAAAGAATGATGTAACCAAAAACAATTTAGGAGCTTCCAAAGAAACCGGAGTTCTATTTGAATACGATGCCGACACGGCTGATGGAGCCTTGAACATTGATGTGCTTCAACGAAAACGTGCAGAAAAACGCAAGCTTAAACTGGTTTGGCGAAATATAATTATCTTTGGGTACTTGCACATTGCTGCACTTTACGGTGCTTGGTTATTCTTTACTTCGGCGAAGTGGCCGACTGTGTTTTTCT CCATCTATCTCTATTCCATTGGTGTATTGGGTATCACAGCAGGAGCTCATCGCCTTTGGGCTCACCGCTCTTATAAGGCTAAGTGGCCTTTAAGAGCTATACTGATTGCTTTCAATACGTGTGCTTTCCAAGATGCCGCCTTCCACTGGGCACGTGACCACCGTGTGCATCACAAGTTTTCCGAAACCGATGCAGATCCCCATAATGCTACACGAGGCTTCTTTTTCTCCCACATCGGTTGGTTGTTATGCAAGAAACATCCTGACGTTATTGCTAAAGGCAAAAGCTTAGATTTGACCGATTTGCACGCTGATCGTATTCTCATGTGGCAGTTGAA ACACTACAATATACTCATGCCTTTGGCGTGCTTTATTCTCCCAACCGTTATACCCATGTACTTCTGGAATGAGACATTCATCAATTCCTGGTTTGTTGCAACCATGTTCCGTTGGTGTTTCTTGTTGAACGTCACTTGGTGTGTGAATAGTGCTGCGCACAAATTTGGAGGTCGTCCATATGATAA AAACATCAATCCTTCGCAATGCCCATCTGTTTCAGCATTTGCATTTGGTGAGGGTTGGCACAACTATCACCATGTCTTCCCATGGGACTACAAAACAGCAGAATGGGGCAACTATTCTCTGAATTTAACCACTGCTTTCATCGATTTCTTCGCTAAAATTGGTTGGGCATATGATTTGAAGACCGTATCCGCCGACATCATTGAGAAACGGGTGAAACGTACTGGTGATGGTTCACACGAGCTTTGGGGCTATGGCGACAGTGATATTACCAAAGAGGACCAACAAGGCATTATTACAATTAATAAGAAGCAggagtaa
- the LOC120776742 gene encoding uncharacterized protein LOC120776742 — translation MNFIKISCLIFILMHFHILVTSKCKKTEQVMKKDEDKGKQIHRTSQDNETTKHVDQHKPIGKIFLINKSKTKEEKVLDDKASQNAKTKEINKAQDKNEVEANEISLPIKFAHSNKFRLPTVPTSPSQSDRSSEESELGYNGDLYDVFKKRLNQVFRELYNNVNTPAVTQPPPQVEIENDKPKKRSAVSNCLYEEFKRRLDKFNNEFMEPTKAIKRTSGDVVSTDHNDGRKRTPVTENLYDEYKKLLDNLGDELRLDGEKVLKRGEYGASGLPAVTTPKRETTQKKIDSDKAVERSFYDEYKKKLDELTRELYKKSNERICRTYGELSEYDLTSPTLQRLVAAVQSEDAKVMPGNFEGSTILLKIDKAIDNIDKEENKRSLGATELGATIFGADSLNFMTGTTSGVGTAAGASYPAVLTKSVDANLGLLSNTAPKNLLATVASKMNMTTLDLAKKLAAMSNPLDYVAKKDPQLGEEMQKFIDLSVNKLNQNPIGKKASLNEVSVVSGLPLVGLDQSGVPAPLMTQDNPFGGIPALASNIAPASGPATVPPAPPSAITPTVAPTQAEDQLPVKAIGKSSTSYQSSDVEAARIAGVLDKVLSKLEYIQSCKAPPSEPIDDSCEPDGMPCDVVGSWNSYQMGLRFDITLTRAADRRLGTAEKNNKLLTVDVGERIPPHAHHIIETSWKFMGSALNQQGGPFYLYSQNRELSTVATFIGYCRVCGGIDTIFGSWTIMGPSKDCEDITTALENRRDIFRRYNMENKRNQHFKDMLFEKSKYSKADCDGLKKG, via the exons atgaattttattaaaatttcttgcttaattttcattttgatgCATTTTCACATACTGGTTACCAGTAAATGTAAGAAGACGGAACAAGTGATGAAAAAGGACGAGGACAAAGGAAAACAAATTCATCGAACTAGTCAAGATAATGAGACCACCAAACATGTAGATCAACATAAACCAATTGGCaagatttttttgataaataaatctaaaacaAAAGAGGAAAAAGTGCTGGATGATAAAGCTAGTCAGAATGCCAAGACGAAAGAAATCAATAAGGCGCAAGACAAAAACGAGGTGGAAGCCAATGAAATAAGCTTGCCAATAAAATTCGCTCATTCCAACAAATTTAGATTACCGACTGTACCAACGTCACCCAGTCAATCCGACCGGTCAAGTGAGGAATCAGAGTTGGGTTACAATGGTGATTTGTACGATGTGTTTAAAAAGCGGTTAAATCAAGTTTTTCGAGAATTGTATAACAATGTTAACACGCCGGCGGTTACTCAGCCTCCACCGCAGGTCGAAATTGAAAATGACAAACCTAAGAAGAGGTCTGCAGTAAGTAATTGTCTTTACGAGGAATTCAAACGGCGCCTGGACAAATTCAATAATGAATTTATGGAGCCAACTAAAGCAATTAAGCGTACAAGTGGGGACGTAGTTTCCACCGATCATAACGATGGCAGAAAACGTACACCAGTGACAGAAAACTTATATGACGAATACAAAAAACTTCTCGATAACCTCGGTGATGAACTTCGGCTGGATGGCGAAAAAGTCCTTAAGCGAGGTGAATATGGTGCTTCCGGTTTACCAGCTGTTACAACGCCCAAACGAGAGACGACACAAAAAAAGATTGATTCTGACAAAGCTGTCGAACGGAGTTTTTATGACGAATATAAGAAAAAGTTAGATGAGCTGACTCGGGAGTTGTACAAGAAGAGCAATGAGCGGATCTGTCGCACATATGGAGAACTTAGTGAATACGATCTTACTTCACCAACGTTACAGAGATTAGTGGCGGCGGTGCAGTCGGAAGACGCGAAAGTAATGCCTGGAAATTTCGAAGGGTCAACTATTCTATTGAAGATTGACAAAGCCATTGACAATATAGACAAGGAGGAGAACAAACGCAGTCTGGGTGCTACCGAATTAGGTGCGACGATCTTCGGTGCTGACTCATTAAACTTCATGACAGGCACGACAAGCGGTGTCGGCACAGCGGCCGGTGCTTCTTATCCAGCTGTGCTAACTAAATCTGTAGACGCAAATTTAGGACTTCTGAGTAATACAGCGCCCAAAAATCTGCTGGCGACGGTCGCTTCAAAAATGAATATGACGACGCTAGATTTGGCTAAAAAGTTGGCGGCCATGTCTAATCCATTGGATTACGTGGCGAAGAAGGACCCGCAATTGGGGgaagaaatgcaaaaattcaTAGACTTGAGCG TTAATAAGTTAAACCAAAACCCGATAGGAAAGAAAGCTTCACTAAACGAGGTTTCTGTGGTCTCAGGCTTACCCCTAGTGGGACTCGACCAATCCGGGGTGCCAGCACCATTAATGACTCAGGATAATCCATTCGGTGGAATCCCGGCACTTGCATCCAATATAGCTCCCGCTTCCGGTCCAGCCACCGTACCTCCAGCGCCCCCCTCTGCAATTACACCTACTGTGGCACCCACGCAAGCTGAAGATCAGTTGCCTGTCAAGGCAATTGGAAAATCTTCAACTTCATACCAATCCAGTGACGTCGAGGCCGCCCGCATAGCTGGTGTACTTGACAAGGTTCTAAGCAAACTGGAATATATCCAATCTTGTAAAGCACCACCCTCAGAACCAATAGATGATAGCTGCGAACCAGATG GTATGCCATGTGATGTTGTTGGCTCTTGGAACTCCTACCAAATGGGATTACGTTTCGATATTACTTTGACGCGAGCGGCAGATCGGCGATTAGGCACAGCTGAGAAGAACAATAAACTCTTAACCGTGGATGTAGGCGAACGCATCCCACCGCATGCTCATCATATTATTGAAACTAGTTGGAAGTTTATGGGCAGCGCACTAAACCAACAAGGTGGCCCCTTCTATCTTTACTCGCAAAATCGCGAACTGAGTACAGTGGCCACCTTCATAG GTTATTGCCGTGTCTGCGGCGGAATTGATACAATTTTTGGGTCTTGGACAATTATGGGCCCCTCAAAAGACTGTGAAGACATTACAACAGCACTGGAGAATAGGCGTGACATTTTTAGACGTTATAATATGGAAAACAAACGAAATCAGCATTTCAAAGACATGCTTTTCGAAAAGAGCAAATATTCCAAAGCAGACTGCGATGGTCTCAAAAAAGGATGA
- the LOC120774196 gene encoding uncharacterized protein C15orf61 homolog, whose protein sequence is MRLSANLMKPKASEILTAYLKQCNEPPWTSYFVKFRDVENDQRGRSHFNWTLDSGANYHILRTGCYPYMKYHCSKRAIQDLSMEDKFFRFLKVINLGLPMLFYGLAAIHLISHTELVHLPNGDRVPIYFLYAEDKGSMH, encoded by the exons ATGCGTCTTTCTGCTAATTTGATGAAACCAAAAGCTTCAGAAATCTTAACCGCTTATCTTAAACAATGTAACGAACCACCGTGGACGTCATATTTTGTGAAG TTCAGGGATGTTGAGAACGATCAGCGCGGTAGGTCACACTTTAATTGGACTCTTGATTCTGGAGCAAATTATCATATACTCCGTACTGGATGCTACCCTTATATGAAATATCACTGCAGTAAACGGGCAATTCAAGATCTTTCCATGGAAGATAAGTTTTTCCGATTTTTGAAAGTAATAAATTTGG GACTGCCAATGCTATTTTATGGGCTTGCTGCGATACATCTTATATCTCATACGGAACTTGTTCATTTACCAAATGGTGATCGAGTCCCTATATACTTTCTTTATGCAGAAGATAAGGGTTCTATGCACTAA